The following proteins come from a genomic window of Brevibacillus antibioticus:
- a CDS encoding PfkB family carbohydrate kinase — MIDVVAFGELLIDFTPVQQKEKPGSIAFEQNPGGAPANVLGALSRFGKRTSFIGAVGNDGFGRFLQQTLIRQNIGTEGLVLTEEAPTTLAFVHLDETGDRSFHFYRNPGADMMLREQEVSEALIAQAAIFHFGTLSLTHEPARSATWKAVEYAKKHQRLLSFDPNIRESLWGDLEEAKAMALKGMVQADIVKLSEEELAFLMGSEDVVEATAWMLAQYDLQAVFVTLGEKGCLYRTRNHFGTVGGFQVTAIDTTGAGDAFVGALLYQLLEVGESMLDIPQATLEDIVRFANAAGALATTRSGAIPAMPTLSEVKSFMEAAR, encoded by the coding sequence ATGATAGATGTGGTTGCATTTGGCGAGTTATTGATTGATTTTACACCTGTACAGCAGAAGGAAAAGCCGGGCAGCATTGCATTTGAGCAAAATCCTGGAGGAGCGCCTGCCAATGTACTTGGAGCCCTGTCTCGCTTTGGGAAACGGACTTCATTTATTGGTGCGGTGGGAAACGATGGGTTTGGGCGTTTTTTGCAACAGACCTTGATCCGACAGAATATTGGCACAGAAGGGCTCGTACTCACGGAGGAAGCGCCTACGACGTTGGCTTTTGTCCATCTCGATGAGACGGGCGATCGTTCTTTTCACTTTTACCGCAATCCGGGTGCAGACATGATGCTGCGGGAGCAAGAGGTGAGCGAGGCGCTGATTGCCCAGGCAGCTATTTTTCATTTCGGTACGTTGTCCTTGACGCATGAGCCAGCCCGATCAGCAACCTGGAAAGCAGTCGAGTACGCGAAAAAGCATCAGCGGCTCCTTTCCTTTGACCCGAATATTCGAGAGTCCTTATGGGGGGATCTAGAGGAAGCGAAGGCTATGGCCCTCAAAGGAATGGTGCAGGCCGATATCGTCAAGCTGTCCGAGGAAGAGCTGGCTTTTCTCATGGGGAGCGAGGATGTCGTGGAAGCGACAGCGTGGATGCTTGCGCAATATGATCTGCAAGCTGTTTTTGTCACGTTGGGGGAAAAGGGATGCTTGTACCGCACACGAAATCATTTCGGTACAGTCGGTGGATTTCAAGTAACCGCAATCGATACGACTGGAGCGGGAGACGCGTTTGTGGGCGCGCTGCTCTATCAGCTTCTTGAGGTGGGGGAAAGCATGCTGGATATCCCACAAGCAACGTTAGAGGACATCGTGCGCTTTGCTAATGCCGCAGGTGCACTCGCGACAACGAGATCAGGTGCCATTCCCGCCATGCCTACGCTGTCTGAGGTCAAAAGCTTCATGGAAGCAGCACGGTAG